The Calditrichota bacterium sequence ACGGTTCGGTGGTAAAGGTGAGCGCCGCGCGCATCGCGCCCCTGCTCAGGGATTGCGTGCAGCGTGTGGAGCAGGCCGACGTTGCTGCGAGTGTGTTGCTCTGCACGGCCGATTTTGACTTCCTGAGGTCGGAGCATCGGCTTTTTCGTCCCGCTCAGTTGCTCCGTGCCGCAGCAAACGCGCTGGTCGCACAGGGCGTGCTTGCGGTGGTCGTGCCGGAGGAGTCGCAGGCAGCGGGAGCCTCCCAGGAGTGGCTGGTGCCCGAGAGGCAGGTTGTGGTCGCCACACTTCCCCCGTACGACCCCTCCCCTGCACAGCTCGCTCGCCTGGTGGAACAACTCCGCCGCAACGATTTGGACCTTGTGGTCCTGAATTGCATGGGCTATGGGCGCGCTACGCAGCAGCACTTGGCCAGGGCCCTGCGCGTACCGGTGCTGTCGCCGCGCCTGGTGCTCGCCGCCGTGCTGAGCGCCTTTGTAGCCGCATTCGCGCCGCCGCCCAGGTGATTTCTTGAAAACCGTGTGCATCAAGGAGTGATGAGCATGTCGCCGTACAATTTGGTCAGCTTCTGCGGCATATTCGTGCTGA is a genomic window containing:
- a CDS encoding AroM family protein — its product is MRIGAITIGQSPRPDILGELLAPELRAVEFVEAGALDALAPQQIAALAPRPTEPALVTRLRDGSVVKVSAARIAPLLRDCVQRVEQADVAASVLLCTADFDFLRSEHRLFRPAQLLRAAANALVAQGVLAVVVPEESQAAGASQEWLVPERQVVVATLPPYDPSPAQLARLVEQLRRNDLDLVVLNCMGYGRATQQHLARALRVPVLSPRLVLAAVLSAFVAAFAPPPR